A single genomic interval of Gemmatimonadota bacterium harbors:
- a CDS encoding CocE/NonD family hydrolase, whose translation MPRIPVGVARLVFAALLAVTAAGSARAQAPSVGDTVPNAAWFDRREVMIPMRDGVSLHTLIYTPKANTTDLPFILTRTPYGIAGAGGSFATSYAELAREGYIFVYQDNRGRFTSEGQFVMLRPPRDKSDPKAVDEASDTWDTIEWLLKNVPHNNGRVGQLGVSYPGWLTVMSMLDPHPALKAVSPQASPASMFLGDDFHHNGAFRLSYGFEYVAMMEASKTITPFAFDQYDSYKWFLDLGPLSNVPAKLNGSLPTWGNFASHPNFDAFWQREWVTKYLTRVTVPTLSVAGWWDQEDFYGAVTIYEALERFDTNHQNYLVVGPWNHGGWRGASGQKLGPIDFGAPTAREYRSRIEAPWFAYWLKGKGELHLAEATVFEAGANAWRSYESWPLKAGVTQRKLYFGPAGALSFNAPAASATAAYDEYISDPAAPVPYRARPIVASLGGRGSTWSTWLSDDQRFVQDRVDVAAWETPVLTEDVTLGGSIAAHLFASTTGSDADWVVKLIDVLPEGNAADPKMGGFQFMVANDVFRGRFRESFEKPKALVPGAVNEFTIDLHTQAYRFLKGHRIRVQVQSSWFPLIDRNPQRFVPNIFEAKPTDFIRATQRIWRAPGRSSYVEFPVVSNRTGATP comes from the coding sequence ATGCCTAGGATCCCCGTCGGCGTCGCGCGGTTGGTGTTCGCCGCTCTACTCGCCGTGACCGCCGCCGGCTCCGCCCGCGCGCAGGCTCCAAGCGTTGGCGATACAGTGCCGAACGCCGCCTGGTTCGACCGACGCGAAGTGATGATCCCGATGCGTGACGGAGTCTCGCTCCACACGCTCATCTACACGCCCAAAGCGAACACCACGGATCTCCCCTTTATTCTCACGCGCACGCCGTACGGCATTGCCGGCGCTGGGGGCAGCTTTGCCACCTCCTACGCGGAACTGGCGCGCGAGGGCTACATCTTTGTTTACCAGGACAATCGTGGTCGCTTCACGAGCGAAGGACAGTTCGTGATGCTGCGCCCGCCACGCGACAAGAGCGATCCCAAAGCGGTCGACGAAGCGAGCGACACCTGGGACACCATTGAGTGGTTGCTCAAAAACGTTCCCCACAACAACGGCCGCGTCGGGCAGCTCGGCGTCTCGTATCCGGGTTGGCTCACCGTGATGTCGATGCTCGATCCGCATCCGGCGCTCAAGGCCGTGTCACCGCAGGCCTCACCCGCGTCGATGTTTCTCGGGGACGACTTTCATCATAACGGCGCGTTCCGTCTGAGCTACGGGTTTGAGTATGTCGCCATGATGGAGGCGAGCAAGACGATTACACCGTTCGCCTTCGATCAATACGACAGCTACAAATGGTTTCTCGATCTCGGGCCGCTGTCAAACGTGCCGGCAAAACTCAACGGCTCGCTCCCCACGTGGGGGAACTTTGCGAGCCATCCCAATTTCGACGCCTTCTGGCAGCGCGAGTGGGTGACCAAGTACCTCACCCGCGTGACCGTGCCGACGCTCAGCGTCGCCGGCTGGTGGGACCAAGAAGATTTCTATGGCGCGGTGACCATCTACGAGGCACTCGAGCGCTTCGATACCAATCACCAGAACTATCTCGTGGTGGGCCCGTGGAACCACGGCGGGTGGCGCGGCGCGAGTGGACAGAAGCTCGGTCCCATCGACTTTGGAGCGCCCACGGCGCGCGAGTATCGCTCGAGGATTGAAGCGCCCTGGTTTGCCTACTGGCTCAAGGGGAAGGGAGAACTTCACCTCGCCGAGGCCACGGTGTTCGAGGCCGGCGCGAATGCGTGGCGGTCGTACGAGAGTTGGCCGCTCAAAGCCGGCGTGACGCAGCGGAAGCTGTATTTCGGGCCGGCGGGCGCCCTGTCGTTCAACGCCCCAGCCGCGAGCGCCACGGCCGCGTATGACGAATACATCAGCGACCCCGCGGCGCCCGTGCCGTATCGCGCTCGTCCCATTGTGGCATCGCTTGGCGGCCGCGGCTCGACCTGGTCCACCTGGCTCTCCGACGATCAACGCTTCGTGCAAGACCGCGTGGACGTTGCCGCGTGGGAGACACCCGTTCTCACAGAAGATGTGACGCTCGGCGGATCGATCGCCGCACACCTCTTTGCGTCCACCACCGGCAGCGATGCCGACTGGGTGGTGAAGCTCATTGATGTGCTCCCCGAAGGGAACGCGGCCGACCCGAAGATGGGCGGTTTTCAGTTCATGGTGGCGAACGACGTGTTTCGCGGGCGCTTCCGCGAGAGCTTCGAAAAGCCCAAGGCCCTCGTGCCGGGCGCCGTGAATGAATTCACGATTGACCTGCACACGCAAGCGTATCGGTTCCTGAAGGGGCATCGCATTCGCGTGCAGGTGCAGAGCAGCTGGTTCCCGCTCATTGATCGCAACCCACAGCGCTTCGTGCCCAACATCTTTGAGGCCAAGCCGACTGATTTTATTCGCGCGACGCAACGCATCTGGCGGGCGCCGGGCCGTTCATCCTATGTCGAGTTTCCAGTCGTTTCCAACCGTACCGGAGCCACACCATGA
- a CDS encoding RagB/SusD family nutrient uptake outer membrane protein → MTRISHRSPARQALALAAVLGLGAAMACSELTTLKQENPGQLSASTLYVPANAQLLVNGAIGDFECAFSRYAVGSGVLMDELSNAISSSNTFDYDRRTLPSNSGYGTASCASSLQVPGIYTPLSTARASADTVAAKLEAWTDAQVTNRTKLIGQSYAYSGYSLVLLGEGMCSAAINVGPEMTPAQLFAEAKIRFDKAITAATTAGDAATISLATMGRARTLQNLGSLSAAAADAAKITDANYVANISVDATNARRQNAAYVTTVLNFFFTVDPSYRGLTFGGVADPRVSVVNSGKLGTTGGAVWQASKSLTATSPMAITRWAESQLIQAENAVSTNNLTSAVAFINALHTKAGIPAYDGTGLTSAQVLAQVIEERRREFFLEGHRLGDIRRYSIELSPASGTLFPNGGTYGSQSCFPLPDVERVNNPNFVKP, encoded by the coding sequence ATGACCCGCATCTCGCACCGTTCGCCCGCTCGCCAGGCGCTTGCCCTTGCCGCCGTACTGGGGCTTGGGGCTGCCATGGCGTGCAGTGAACTCACGACTCTTAAGCAGGAAAACCCGGGCCAGCTGTCCGCGTCGACACTGTACGTGCCGGCCAACGCGCAGCTGCTCGTGAACGGCGCGATCGGCGATTTTGAGTGCGCCTTCTCGCGCTACGCCGTTGGGAGCGGTGTCTTAATGGACGAACTCTCCAACGCGATCTCGAGTTCGAATACGTTCGACTATGACCGCCGCACGCTGCCCAGCAACTCGGGGTACGGTACGGCGAGCTGCGCCAGCAGCCTTCAGGTTCCTGGTATCTACACGCCGCTCTCCACCGCACGCGCGTCCGCCGATACCGTCGCAGCGAAACTCGAAGCATGGACTGATGCGCAGGTGACCAATCGTACCAAGCTCATTGGTCAATCCTATGCGTATAGCGGCTATAGCCTCGTGCTGCTCGGCGAGGGGATGTGCTCGGCGGCGATCAACGTCGGACCGGAGATGACGCCGGCGCAGCTCTTTGCCGAAGCGAAAATTCGATTCGACAAGGCGATCACCGCCGCGACGACCGCCGGTGACGCCGCGACGATCAGCCTCGCGACCATGGGACGCGCGCGCACGTTGCAAAACCTTGGGAGCCTGTCGGCTGCGGCGGCCGATGCAGCGAAAATCACGGATGCAAACTACGTCGCCAATATTTCCGTTGATGCGACGAACGCGCGGCGCCAGAATGCGGCCTACGTGACGACCGTGCTGAACTTCTTCTTTACGGTCGATCCGTCGTACCGTGGTCTGACCTTCGGCGGAGTTGCTGATCCCCGGGTTTCCGTGGTGAATAGTGGCAAATTAGGTACGACCGGTGGTGCGGTGTGGCAGGCGAGCAAGTCGCTCACCGCGACGTCGCCCATGGCCATCACGCGCTGGGCGGAGTCGCAGCTCATTCAGGCGGAGAATGCCGTCTCGACCAACAACCTGACGTCGGCCGTGGCATTCATCAACGCCTTGCACACAAAGGCCGGCATCCCGGCGTATGACGGCACGGGGCTCACCTCGGCGCAGGTGTTGGCGCAGGTCATTGAAGAACGTCGTCGCGAGTTCTTCCTTGAGGGACACCGGCTCGGTGACATTCGACGGTACAGTATCGAGCTCAGCCCCGCCTCGGGCACGCTCTTCCCGAACGGCGGTACCTATGGATCGCAGTCCTGTTTCCCTCTGCCAGATGTTGAGCGAGTCAACAATCCCAACTTCGTAAAACCGTAA
- a CDS encoding serine hydrolase yields MIASRKVPSGRACARLLHVMMVAVLVASSAGAQSKADKVAAKAANKAAPKVDLVAFDALVAKAAKAWNVPGLAIAIVKDDSLVFAKGYGVLERGKPTVADEHTRFAIGSTTKAMTTAALAMLVDEGKLKWDDRVIDILPDFRLYDPWATRELTVRDILTHRSGLPGIDLLWLRGDLTNAEMITRLRTVKPSSSFRSKWEYHNVVYSIGGAIVEKLSGMSWDKFVSTRIFAPLGMRESIPLVSGIAGQPNVAVPHGMARDSVQVVPVRSTDAVASAGSVWSSVSDMSRWMRFMLDSGRVGSNRLIAPATFREIVAPQIRAPMSEYPALRLANPNTFSYALGWFVQDYHGSTVWMHTGSIDGMSAIIGLMPDQKIGVYVLANLDHAELRHALMYQGFDLFTGAASRDWSGELHTLFDETARARQAAVASAAAAPTAPAVPSFPLERYAGTYSDSTYGAVTVTVADGVLHAKYGPLDFGALDPAPHDSFRARATARTVGGSALVFLPDGAGGVASVRVLGVAFLKQRTK; encoded by the coding sequence ATGATTGCGAGTCGTAAAGTTCCCAGCGGGCGCGCCTGCGCTCGGCTGTTGCACGTGATGATGGTGGCGGTGCTCGTCGCTTCGAGTGCGGGAGCGCAGTCGAAGGCCGACAAGGTCGCCGCGAAGGCCGCGAACAAGGCCGCGCCGAAGGTCGATCTGGTGGCATTCGACGCCCTGGTGGCCAAAGCCGCAAAAGCGTGGAATGTACCGGGGCTTGCCATTGCGATCGTGAAAGACGATTCGCTCGTGTTCGCCAAAGGCTACGGTGTCCTGGAGCGCGGCAAGCCGACGGTGGCCGACGAGCATACCCGCTTTGCCATCGGCTCCACCACCAAGGCCATGACGACTGCGGCGCTGGCCATGTTGGTGGACGAAGGCAAGCTGAAGTGGGACGACCGAGTGATCGACATTCTCCCCGATTTCCGCCTCTATGATCCGTGGGCGACGCGTGAACTCACTGTTCGTGACATCCTCACGCACCGCAGTGGCCTGCCGGGTATTGACCTGCTCTGGTTGCGCGGCGACCTCACGAACGCTGAGATGATCACACGGCTTCGCACGGTGAAGCCGTCGTCATCGTTCCGTTCGAAGTGGGAGTACCACAACGTTGTCTACTCCATTGGTGGCGCGATCGTGGAGAAGCTGTCGGGGATGTCGTGGGACAAATTCGTCAGCACCCGCATCTTTGCGCCGCTCGGCATGCGCGAGTCGATTCCGCTGGTGTCGGGAATCGCCGGGCAGCCGAATGTTGCCGTGCCGCACGGGATGGCGCGCGACAGCGTGCAGGTCGTGCCGGTCCGAAGCACCGACGCCGTCGCATCGGCCGGATCGGTGTGGTCGAGTGTGAGCGATATGTCGCGCTGGATGCGCTTTATGCTCGACAGCGGCCGTGTGGGATCGAATCGGTTGATCGCGCCCGCGACCTTCCGCGAAATCGTCGCGCCGCAAATCCGCGCGCCGATGTCGGAGTATCCCGCGCTGCGGCTCGCCAATCCGAACACCTTTTCCTACGCGCTGGGCTGGTTCGTCCAGGACTATCACGGCTCCACCGTTTGGATGCACACCGGTAGCATCGACGGAATGAGCGCGATCATCGGCCTGATGCCGGACCAGAAGATTGGCGTGTATGTGCTCGCCAATCTTGACCACGCCGAGTTGCGTCACGCGCTGATGTATCAGGGCTTTGATCTCTTCACCGGTGCCGCTTCGCGCGACTGGAGCGGGGAACTCCATACCCTGTTCGACGAAACCGCTCGGGCGCGTCAGGCGGCGGTGGCGTCGGCGGCGGCTGCCCCAACGGCGCCAGCGGTTCCTTCGTTCCCGTTGGAACGCTACGCCGGCACCTATTCGGACTCGACGTACGGCGCGGTCACGGTGACCGTCGCGGACGGCGTGCTCCACGCCAAGTACGGCCCGCTCGATTTTGGTGCGCTCGATCCGGCGCCGCACGATTCCTTCCGTGCGCGCGCAACGGCACGTACGGTCGGTGGTTCGGCGCTCGTGTTTCTCCCCGACGGCGCCGGTGGCGTTGCGTCGGTGCGCGTGTTGGGTGTTGCCTTCCTCAAACAACGGACGAAGTGA
- a CDS encoding SusC/RagA family TonB-linked outer membrane protein codes for MRPIIHQLFLRRASRVAWMLLGVLQLTWAPSVLPAQGTAVGAIAGVIKDARTQQPIAGATIGVEGTLIAGATGTDGRYRLANVPTGARFVTVRRIGYTGTRSSVTVAASRDVTLDVELQPAAISLDQVVVTGTAGGETRRSIGNSVVTIDVSDALGKSVAPSLSNLLAARAPGVVVATGTSRLGASQAIQIRGRSSLSLDNSPLLYVDGIRVNSATGLGVGAGGFSAQGGSVGGRLNDINPEDIESIEIIKGPSAATIYGTEAANGVIQVITKKGAAAGKAHWNFQIKAGSLDFTDAGNRIRTNYFKDATGTIIPWNGVKQEAARGTPLFNTGTTRDYTAAVSGGRDGISYYVSGDFENDQGIEANNALRRFTTHANLNVVATPELVLATSLNFVNLNAHLGTDFGASAMLGAEAGHSSLFPAGRGFYPNWQPGVAQKLWDNSQAVNRFTGSETITHHPFSWLTQRLVVGLDQTNEDDRDLERFATPDLSAGLSPSAAAGRIAQTLRNYSYITGDYSSTATANITPTISSTSSLGLQFYRTELNISTAGGLSFPAPGVEMISATATPITPTQSYTLNTTIGGYFQQRFGWRDRVFVTAAVRVDNNSAFGSGFKWVTYPKISGTWVVSEESFWKANKWVDALRLRTAYGESGRQPAAFAALRTFTPVQGPGGTNAVTPGSIGNSGLKPERGKEFEVGIEGSLMGRLSFDLTYWTKKTFDEIVARGIAPSSGFAGTQFSNLGQVDNSGAELLLTYQAMSRKNVDWQITYSISTNGDIIKSLGGVPSLVTSEGQFNVIGYPIGGLWSRRVVSADHDATTGFATNVLCDGGPGKASVACATAPFVYLGSPTPARSGSLGNTLTLYKRLRLYALVDFRSGNRLVNAVDKIRCQGLAGAGLCDVNYNPKNYPATYVAAANISAYSAQMGDAFIEDGSFVKFRELSATYSFPDWLPGLSRASMTLAARELHLWSKYSGIDPEVNSANAATSITTQDQGLVPPLQRILLTLNYKF; via the coding sequence ATGCGTCCGATTATTCACCAGTTGTTCCTGCGGAGAGCGTCCCGAGTAGCGTGGATGCTCCTCGGCGTGTTGCAGCTGACGTGGGCGCCCAGCGTCCTGCCGGCTCAGGGCACGGCGGTCGGCGCGATCGCCGGCGTCATTAAGGATGCACGCACGCAGCAACCCATCGCCGGCGCCACGATCGGCGTCGAGGGGACGCTGATTGCGGGCGCGACCGGGACTGACGGCCGCTATCGTCTGGCGAACGTGCCTACGGGCGCGCGTTTTGTGACGGTGCGTCGCATCGGGTACACGGGCACGCGCTCGTCGGTGACCGTTGCTGCCTCGCGTGACGTGACGCTCGACGTCGAGCTGCAGCCGGCCGCGATCTCCCTCGATCAGGTCGTTGTGACCGGTACGGCCGGCGGCGAAACGCGTCGTTCGATCGGCAACTCGGTGGTGACCATCGACGTGTCAGACGCCCTCGGGAAGTCTGTCGCGCCGAGCCTCAGCAACCTCCTCGCGGCGCGCGCGCCTGGCGTGGTGGTGGCGACCGGCACGTCGCGCCTCGGCGCGTCGCAGGCCATTCAAATTCGCGGGCGCTCGAGTTTGTCGCTCGACAACTCTCCGTTGCTTTACGTGGACGGTATTCGCGTGAACAGCGCGACCGGCCTTGGCGTGGGCGCGGGCGGGTTTTCGGCGCAGGGTGGCTCCGTCGGTGGGCGTCTGAACGACATTAACCCCGAAGACATCGAGAGCATCGAAATCATCAAGGGTCCGTCGGCGGCGACCATCTATGGAACCGAAGCCGCCAACGGCGTCATCCAGGTCATCACCAAAAAGGGCGCTGCGGCGGGCAAGGCGCACTGGAACTTCCAGATCAAAGCTGGCTCGCTCGATTTTACCGATGCGGGCAACCGCATCAGGACCAACTATTTCAAGGACGCCACGGGCACGATCATTCCGTGGAATGGCGTCAAGCAGGAAGCGGCGCGCGGCACGCCGCTCTTCAATACGGGCACGACCCGTGATTACACGGCCGCCGTGTCCGGCGGCCGCGACGGCATCTCCTATTATGTGTCCGGCGATTTTGAGAACGACCAGGGCATTGAGGCAAATAACGCGCTCCGTCGATTCACGACGCATGCCAACCTCAATGTGGTGGCGACGCCGGAGCTCGTGCTCGCCACGAGCCTGAACTTTGTCAATCTCAACGCGCACCTCGGCACGGACTTTGGCGCGTCGGCAATGCTCGGCGCCGAAGCGGGGCATTCCTCGCTCTTCCCAGCGGGGCGCGGCTTCTACCCGAACTGGCAGCCTGGCGTCGCGCAGAAGCTGTGGGATAACTCGCAGGCGGTCAATCGCTTCACGGGGAGCGAGACGATTACGCATCATCCGTTCTCGTGGCTCACGCAGCGCCTTGTGGTTGGCCTCGACCAGACGAACGAAGACGATCGCGACCTCGAGCGGTTCGCGACGCCCGATTTGTCGGCTGGGCTTTCCCCGTCAGCGGCGGCCGGACGTATCGCGCAGACGCTGCGGAACTATTCGTATATCACGGGCGATTATTCCAGCACGGCAACGGCCAATATCACGCCGACGATCAGCTCGACGTCGTCGCTCGGTCTTCAGTTCTATCGCACGGAGTTGAACATCAGCACCGCCGGTGGCCTCTCGTTCCCGGCACCGGGCGTCGAGATGATTTCCGCCACCGCAACGCCGATCACGCCGACGCAGAGCTACACGCTGAACACCACGATCGGCGGCTATTTCCAGCAGCGGTTCGGCTGGCGCGATCGCGTCTTTGTCACCGCGGCGGTTCGCGTGGACAACAACAGCGCATTCGGCAGCGGATTCAAGTGGGTCACGTATCCCAAGATTAGTGGGACGTGGGTCGTCAGCGAGGAGTCGTTCTGGAAGGCCAATAAGTGGGTCGACGCGCTGCGTCTGCGTACTGCCTACGGTGAGTCAGGCCGCCAGCCGGCCGCATTCGCGGCCCTCCGCACCTTCACGCCGGTGCAGGGCCCCGGCGGCACGAACGCCGTGACGCCAGGCTCTATCGGCAACTCCGGTCTCAAGCCAGAGCGTGGCAAAGAGTTCGAAGTGGGCATCGAGGGCAGCCTCATGGGGCGGCTCTCTTTCGACCTGACCTATTGGACCAAGAAGACCTTCGACGAAATCGTCGCCCGCGGCATCGCGCCGTCGAGCGGCTTCGCTGGCACGCAGTTCTCCAACTTGGGTCAAGTCGATAACAGCGGCGCCGAGTTGTTGCTGACCTATCAGGCGATGAGCCGCAAGAATGTTGATTGGCAGATCACCTACTCCATCAGCACCAATGGCGACATCATCAAGAGCCTCGGCGGCGTGCCCTCGCTGGTGACCAGCGAGGGGCAGTTCAATGTGATCGGCTATCCGATCGGCGGCTTGTGGTCACGTCGGGTAGTGTCGGCGGACCATGATGCCACGACCGGCTTTGCGACGAATGTCCTGTGTGACGGTGGCCCGGGGAAAGCGTCGGTGGCCTGCGCGACCGCGCCGTTCGTGTATTTGGGTTCACCGACCCCCGCGCGTTCTGGGTCGCTCGGCAACACGCTGACGTTGTACAAGCGTCTGCGTCTGTACGCGTTGGTCGACTTCCGCAGCGGCAACCGTTTGGTGAACGCCGTCGACAAGATTCGCTGCCAGGGACTTGCGGGCGCCGGTTTGTGCGACGTCAACTACAACCCCAAGAACTACCCGGCGACGTATGTGGCGGCGGCGAACATCTCGGCCTACAGCGCCCAGATGGGCGACGCCTTTATTGAGGACGGCTCGTTCGTGAAGTTCCGCGAACTGTCGGCCACGTATTCGTTCCCAGATTGGCTGCCGGGCCTCTCGCGCGCGTCGATGACGCTGGCCGCACGTGAGCTGCACCTCTGGAGCAAGTATTCGGGAATCGATCCTGAGGTCAACTCCGCCAATGCCGCAACGTCGATCACCACCCAAGATCAGGGATTGGTGCCGCCGTTGCAGCGCATTTTGCTCACGCTGAACTACAAGTTCTAA
- a CDS encoding PDZ domain-containing protein → MTSNTPRLTRALLILLASLVVSPASAQGTRLLRHPSVSKDAVVFAHGGDIWVSARSGGDARRLTSTVDVESEPHFSPDGALVAYSATINGNMDVYVVPTAGGDARRLTFHPGNDNVRGWTPDGKAVIFATERTTAPGSSYTQLYRVPVEGGLPTALPVPRAWHGALSPDAKSLAYDEIPQNFVPAWYEGSQWRRYRGGRVHPIRVMTLADHAVAKLPWTDSNDHDPMWIGNTIYFISDRDNVSNLFSYRTDTKAVKKLTNFTDFDVMNASAGPDAIVFEQGGYVHLFDIASGQARRLAITVRGDMPWARAGVRNVASAIRTAALSQTGVRAAFESRGDIFTVPADKGDVRNITHSSGTHDRGPAWAPDGARLAWFSDATGEYQLMIGDQAGLTAPRSIALPTSAYFSEANWSPDGKQLSLIDNHLNLWTMDVASGRFTKVDSDTYPDQGREMTPAWSPDSRWLTYSKGTDSHFRVVMLYSLAEGKPHQITDGLSDAITPVFDAGGRYLYFLASTDIGPRTGWLEMSSIDRPIRRSLYITLLRASDPSPLLPERGDEPVVAAAEPRARGDSAGAAARPRADSAASIDLAKIDQRILALATPAGDYSALTAGPAGSVFYVEAAAPGAPARLHKFDLKARAPMPFMDGVRSFVVSGDRKKLLYMSGAGAGARWGVVGTAAPAKVGDGALALAAMQVNLDPRAEWANIFRETWRIQREYFYDAKMQGNDWNAVYERYASWLPSVDHREDLGYLIAMTGGELTVGHSYLSGPGDNGATAPVNVGLLGADLALENGRYRITHIYSGENWNPELRAPLSAPGIDVREGDYLLEVNGVPLAPPTNPYAPFEGLAGRQVVLRVARSATGEGSRVVTVVPIASEEGLRTRAWIEHNRHVVDSLSKGVLAYVWLPNTGGPGYSYFTRYFFAQQDRQGAIIDERYNHGGMVADYIVNELDRKVMGWFAQRDGKVVTSPAAGIFGPKVMLINESAGSGGDALPYMFRARKIGTMVGTRTWGGLVGTLGTPQTIDGGGITAPALAFYDTLGKWSVENEGVPPDIMVENGAAEELAGRDMQLERAVQVALEQLAKNPVKKVARPAPIDRTRKP, encoded by the coding sequence ATGACTAGCAATACACCAAGGCTCACGCGCGCGCTGCTGATCTTGCTCGCGTCGTTGGTCGTATCACCCGCGTCTGCGCAAGGCACGCGGTTGCTCAGGCACCCCTCCGTGTCCAAGGACGCCGTGGTGTTCGCCCACGGCGGTGACATTTGGGTGTCGGCGCGGTCGGGCGGCGACGCTCGGCGCCTCACCTCGACCGTCGACGTGGAGTCCGAGCCGCACTTTTCGCCAGACGGCGCGCTCGTCGCCTACAGTGCGACGATCAACGGAAATATGGATGTGTATGTCGTGCCAACCGCAGGCGGTGACGCACGCCGCCTCACGTTCCATCCCGGCAACGACAACGTGCGCGGATGGACGCCCGACGGAAAGGCCGTGATTTTCGCCACAGAGCGCACCACGGCGCCGGGATCGTCGTACACGCAGTTGTATCGCGTGCCGGTCGAAGGTGGTCTGCCTACGGCGCTTCCCGTTCCGAGAGCGTGGCACGGGGCGTTGTCACCCGACGCCAAGAGTCTCGCGTACGATGAAATCCCGCAGAACTTCGTGCCGGCGTGGTACGAGGGCAGCCAGTGGCGTCGCTATCGTGGTGGCCGCGTACATCCGATTCGGGTGATGACGCTTGCCGATCACGCGGTCGCGAAGTTGCCGTGGACCGACAGCAATGATCACGATCCCATGTGGATCGGCAACACCATTTACTTCATCTCGGATCGCGATAACGTTTCGAACTTGTTCTCGTATCGCACCGACACCAAAGCCGTGAAGAAGCTCACGAACTTCACGGACTTCGACGTCATGAACGCAAGCGCCGGTCCCGACGCGATTGTGTTCGAGCAGGGCGGGTACGTGCATCTGTTCGACATCGCGAGTGGTCAGGCGCGCCGTCTCGCCATCACGGTGCGGGGCGACATGCCGTGGGCGCGGGCCGGTGTCCGCAATGTGGCGAGCGCCATTCGCACCGCCGCGCTGTCGCAGACCGGTGTACGTGCGGCGTTTGAGTCACGGGGCGACATCTTCACTGTGCCGGCCGACAAGGGCGACGTGCGCAACATCACGCACTCGTCGGGCACGCATGATCGCGGTCCCGCGTGGGCCCCGGATGGTGCTCGTCTCGCGTGGTTCTCTGACGCCACCGGTGAATATCAGCTGATGATCGGCGACCAAGCGGGCCTCACCGCGCCGCGCTCCATCGCGCTGCCCACGTCGGCGTACTTCTCAGAAGCCAACTGGTCCCCGGACGGCAAACAGCTTTCGTTGATTGACAATCATTTGAACCTGTGGACGATGGACGTCGCCTCGGGTCGCTTCACCAAAGTCGATTCCGACACGTACCCAGATCAGGGGCGCGAGATGACGCCGGCGTGGTCGCCGGATTCTCGCTGGCTCACCTACTCGAAGGGCACTGACAGCCACTTCCGCGTGGTCATGCTGTACAGCCTCGCCGAAGGCAAGCCGCACCAGATCACCGACGGCTTGAGCGATGCGATCACACCGGTGTTCGACGCGGGCGGTCGTTATTTGTACTTCCTCGCCAGCACCGACATTGGGCCACGCACCGGCTGGCTCGAAATGAGCTCCATCGATCGGCCTATTCGACGCTCGCTCTACATCACGTTGTTGCGAGCGTCTGATCCATCGCCGTTGCTCCCAGAGCGCGGTGACGAGCCGGTGGTCGCCGCTGCCGAGCCCCGCGCACGTGGCGACAGCGCTGGTGCCGCGGCGCGGCCGAGGGCTGACAGTGCCGCGAGCATTGACCTTGCAAAGATTGACCAGCGGATTCTCGCGCTTGCGACGCCGGCCGGCGATTACTCAGCGTTGACGGCGGGCCCCGCCGGCAGCGTCTTCTACGTCGAAGCGGCCGCACCTGGTGCGCCTGCACGGCTACACAAGTTTGACCTCAAGGCACGCGCGCCCATGCCGTTCATGGATGGCGTACGCAGCTTCGTGGTGAGTGGCGATCGCAAAAAGCTTCTGTACATGAGCGGCGCTGGCGCCGGTGCGCGTTGGGGCGTGGTGGGAACGGCCGCACCGGCCAAGGTGGGGGACGGTGCGCTCGCGCTCGCCGCGATGCAGGTCAATCTCGATCCGCGCGCCGAGTGGGCCAATATCTTCCGCGAAACGTGGCGCATTCAGCGCGAGTATTTCTACGACGCAAAAATGCAGGGCAACGACTGGAACGCCGTCTACGAGCGCTACGCCTCCTGGCTACCGTCGGTGGACCATCGCGAAGACCTCGGCTACCTCATTGCGATGACCGGTGGCGAACTCACCGTTGGTCACTCCTATCTCAGCGGCCCAGGCGATAACGGGGCGACCGCGCCAGTCAACGTGGGACTCCTCGGTGCCGATCTTGCGCTTGAAAACGGGCGCTATCGCATCACGCACATCTATTCGGGTGAGAACTGGAACCCGGAACTCCGCGCGCCGCTCAGTGCGCCCGGCATTGATGTGCGCGAAGGCGACTACCTCCTCGAAGTAAACGGTGTGCCGCTGGCGCCGCCGACCAATCCGTACGCTCCGTTCGAAGGGCTCGCGGGGCGGCAGGTGGTGCTGCGTGTGGCGCGGTCGGCCACCGGTGAGGGGTCGCGTGTGGTGACCGTCGTTCCGATTGCCTCCGAGGAAGGGCTCCGGACACGCGCCTGGATCGAACACAATCGCCACGTGGTGGATTCGTTGTCGAAGGGCGTCCTCGCGTATGTCTGGCTGCCCAACACGGGTGGCCCAGGCTACAGCTACTTCACGCGCTACTTCTTTGCGCAGCAGGACCGTCAGGGCGCGATCATCGACGAGCGGTACAACCACGGCGGTATGGTGGCCGATTACATCGTCAATGAACTCGATCGCAAGGTGATGGGGTGGTTTGCACAGCGCGACGGCAAGGTCGTCACGTCGCCGGCGGCTGGTATCTTCGGGCCGAAGGTGATGCTGATCAACGAGTCGGCGGGGTCGGGTGGCGACGCGCTGCCCTACATGTTCCGCGCGCGCAAGATTGGCACGATGGTTGGCACGCGCACCTGGGGCGGACTCGTCGGGACACTCGGCACCCCGCAGACCATCGACGGTGGCGGCATCACGGCACCGGCACTCGCATTCTACGACACGCTCGGAAAGTGGTCCGTGGAGAACGAGGGCGTCCCACCGGACATTATGGTGGAGAACGGTGCGGCCGAAGAGCTCGCTGGGCGCGATATGCAACTTGAGCGCGCCGTGCAGGTTGCGCTGGAGCAGTTGGCCAAAAATCCAGTGAAGAAAGTCGCACGCCCGGCGCCAATCGACCGGACGCGCAAGCCGTGA